The following coding sequences are from one Phenylobacterium glaciei window:
- a CDS encoding TonB-dependent receptor has product MFLRSISRKALLSSISALALPLVAIAAPQLAFAADAADGPSVSELIVTATRRDTTIQDTPVNIAAVGAEEIKQQGFDNLAEVTRFVPGIFVVDGGARQGNTIIVRGLNATALGSNDGNNDGGGTVATYLGDIPLFVDLKLNDIERVEFLLGPQGTLYGAGTLGGAIRYIPTRPHLGSWDGAVRGDAYGYTHGSNPSTDFGFTVNAPVGDTFAVRFNIDYLNDQGFIDQPFLVNEVGVSDPDPDFKNPTAVRANLHRKTDVNTEETLSGRLGFRWKPTDAVDLNLTYYYQNAKVGGRQISGSGVTSFPVKVDKWQSLTRVPEPNELTNQLLALEASFDLGFAELTSATGASKYKALGHRDQTDLLIGLEYSYEAFPSFTAFTQEDREDKGFTQELRLVSKGDSALSWIVGAFYNKKDIDSSSKEFTPHYDAYLKSVFAKGPLRPDSVEYYSVTKSKLTESAGFGELSYQITPAWQITGGARYYTYDLAVQSGTDLPLYNTTVGGRTPVDALVVAYSTVGQKDKGWLYKFNTSYKFSDDVMTYLTISEGYRIGSDNGVTACPVPLPTNKQIVCALPNEMAYQPDKTVNYELGVHSQWFDKRLTLNAALYYIQWKSPQVDSATANGLQPITINGGDAESKGVEVNFAADLFQGFSLRGSYMHNQTEFVAATPNLIPFINPPGFQSTLKYAAGAPGDRLPGSPQDQGSIYARYEVPMFDGTVAFGYGVTAAGDVLTRAGNKGGGVTLPAYAVHNMQVEYVADMWKATLYADNLFDTFVRTGVRNTPAYNQIVTDDTGANVYQRGFFYSVLPPRRVGIRFERSF; this is encoded by the coding sequence ATGTTCCTACGATCGATATCGCGAAAAGCGCTTCTCAGTTCGATTAGCGCCCTTGCCCTGCCTCTGGTCGCCATTGCGGCGCCCCAGCTCGCCTTCGCCGCCGACGCCGCCGATGGGCCGAGCGTCTCAGAACTGATCGTCACCGCGACCCGTCGCGACACCACGATCCAGGACACGCCGGTGAACATCGCCGCGGTCGGGGCCGAGGAGATCAAGCAGCAGGGCTTCGACAACCTGGCCGAGGTCACCCGCTTCGTGCCCGGCATCTTTGTGGTCGACGGCGGCGCCCGCCAGGGCAACACCATCATCGTGCGCGGCCTGAACGCCACGGCGCTCGGTTCCAACGACGGCAACAATGACGGCGGCGGCACGGTCGCCACCTATCTCGGCGACATCCCGTTGTTCGTGGACCTGAAGCTGAACGACATCGAGCGGGTCGAATTCCTGCTGGGTCCGCAGGGCACCCTCTACGGCGCCGGCACCCTGGGCGGCGCGATCCGCTATATCCCCACCCGGCCGCACCTGGGCTCGTGGGACGGCGCCGTCCGCGGCGACGCCTATGGCTACACCCACGGCTCCAACCCCAGCACCGACTTCGGCTTCACGGTGAACGCGCCTGTCGGCGACACCTTCGCCGTGCGCTTCAATATCGACTACCTCAATGACCAGGGCTTCATCGACCAGCCCTTCCTGGTGAACGAGGTCGGCGTCTCCGATCCCGATCCCGACTTCAAGAACCCCACGGCGGTCCGCGCGAACCTGCACCGCAAGACAGACGTCAATACCGAGGAGACCCTGTCGGGCCGGCTCGGCTTCCGCTGGAAGCCCACCGACGCCGTCGACCTGAACCTCACCTATTACTACCAGAACGCCAAGGTCGGCGGCCGCCAGATCAGCGGCAGCGGCGTTACCAGCTTCCCGGTCAAGGTGGACAAGTGGCAGTCCCTGACCCGGGTGCCCGAACCCAACGAACTCACCAACCAGCTGCTGGCCCTGGAAGCCAGCTTCGACCTGGGCTTCGCCGAACTGACCTCGGCCACCGGCGCCTCGAAGTACAAGGCCCTGGGCCACCGCGACCAGACCGACCTGCTGATCGGCCTGGAATACAGCTACGAGGCCTTCCCCAGCTTCACCGCCTTCACCCAGGAGGACCGCGAGGACAAGGGCTTCACCCAGGAGTTGCGCCTGGTCTCCAAGGGCGACTCCGCCCTCAGCTGGATCGTCGGCGCCTTCTACAACAAGAAGGACATCGACTCGTCGTCCAAGGAGTTCACTCCCCATTACGACGCCTACCTGAAGTCGGTGTTCGCCAAAGGCCCGCTGCGTCCCGACTCGGTGGAGTACTACAGCGTCACCAAGAGCAAGCTGACGGAGTCCGCGGGCTTCGGTGAACTCAGCTACCAGATCACGCCCGCCTGGCAGATCACCGGCGGCGCCCGCTACTACACCTATGACCTGGCGGTTCAGAGTGGCACCGACCTGCCGCTATACAACACCACCGTTGGCGGTCGCACCCCGGTCGACGCCCTGGTGGTCGCCTATTCCACCGTCGGCCAGAAGGACAAGGGCTGGCTCTACAAGTTCAACACCTCGTACAAGTTCAGCGACGACGTGATGACCTACCTGACCATCAGCGAGGGTTACAGGATCGGCAGTGACAACGGTGTCACCGCCTGCCCCGTCCCGCTGCCGACCAACAAGCAGATCGTCTGCGCCCTGCCCAACGAGATGGCCTACCAGCCCGACAAGACGGTCAACTATGAACTCGGCGTCCACAGCCAGTGGTTCGATAAGCGTCTGACCCTGAATGCGGCCCTTTACTACATCCAGTGGAAGAGCCCGCAGGTGGACAGCGCCACGGCCAATGGTCTGCAGCCGATCACCATCAACGGCGGCGACGCAGAATCGAAGGGGGTGGAGGTCAACTTCGCCGCCGACCTGTTCCAGGGCTTCAGCCTGCGCGGCAGCTACATGCACAATCAGACGGAGTTCGTGGCGGCGACCCCGAACCTGATCCCCTTCATCAATCCGCCGGGCTTCCAGAGTACTCTGAAGTACGCCGCCGGCGCGCCGGGTGACCGACTGCCGGGCTCGCCCCAGGACCAGGGCAGCATCTATGCCCGCTATGAGGTTCCGATGTTCGACGGCACGGTGGCCTTCGGCTACGGCGTCACCGCGGCGGGCGACGTCCTGACCCGGGCCGGGAACAAGGGCGGCGGGGTCACGCTGCCGGCCTACGCCGTGCACAACATGCAGGTCGAGTACGTGGCCGACATGTGGAAGGCGACGCTCTACGCTGACAACCTGTTCGACACCTTCGTGCGGACCGGGGTGCGCAACACGCCCGCCTACAATCAGATCGTCACCGACGACACCGGCGCCAATGTCTATCAGCGAGGGTTCTTCTACTCCGTCCTGCCGCCCCGTCGGGTCGGCATCCGCTTCGAGCGGAGCTTCTAG
- a CDS encoding tetratricopeptide repeat-containing sulfotransferase family protein, with product MRSSHGKRACNVAETPGLLNRAEGLMAQGAYEQAHKLCLEALREHAADGRAWFLLGVIAADHDNPVRAAELFAKAVDLGPDAARHHAYLARTLIALNRRPDALAAAERAVDLAPTDALTLDTIGVVFTRAGDHVRALPFFEAAVAAMPDNASFLYNLAASRQFAGDFEASEAAYEQALAIDPGLYRAWSSRVQLARQTPEHNFAREIEALLDPASPDPDCALHLGHALAKTHEDLGDHPASLDWLLRAKAAKRKVIGYAPDQDAALFAAAAASFPAGTVPDGDPSAEPIFVVGLPRSGTTLIDRILSSHPDVTSAGELSNFALLLKRAAGTPSNLVMDVETFAAAEAVDLTRLGADYVASTRPLTGVTPRFTDKMPLNILYAGLIHRALPNARIVCLRRDPMDVCLSNFRQLFATTFSYYNYAFDLEDVARYYVGFDRLVARWRAVLPADRFMEVGYEDMVTDQEAQTRRLLAFCGLTWDARCLSFHENTAPVATASSVQVRQPLYSSSVGRWRRYGEGLAPMRRVLADAGLVGDA from the coding sequence ATGCGCTCGTCGCATGGAAAGAGGGCGTGCAACGTGGCTGAAACGCCCGGTTTGTTGAATCGCGCCGAGGGGCTGATGGCTCAAGGCGCCTATGAGCAGGCCCACAAATTGTGTCTTGAGGCGCTACGCGAGCACGCCGCGGACGGTCGCGCCTGGTTCCTTCTGGGGGTGATCGCGGCCGATCACGACAACCCGGTCCGCGCCGCCGAGCTGTTCGCCAAGGCCGTGGATCTGGGGCCGGACGCGGCCCGTCACCACGCCTATCTGGCCCGCACCCTGATCGCCCTGAACCGGCGCCCGGACGCCCTGGCGGCGGCGGAGCGGGCCGTCGACCTGGCGCCCACCGACGCCCTGACCCTGGACACCATCGGCGTGGTCTTCACCCGGGCCGGCGACCACGTCCGGGCCCTGCCCTTCTTCGAGGCCGCGGTCGCCGCGATGCCGGACAATGCCAGCTTCCTCTATAATCTGGCCGCGTCGCGCCAGTTCGCCGGGGACTTCGAGGCCTCCGAGGCGGCCTATGAACAGGCTCTGGCCATTGATCCGGGGCTCTACCGCGCCTGGTCGTCGCGGGTGCAACTGGCCCGCCAGACGCCGGAACACAATTTCGCGCGCGAGATCGAGGCCCTGCTTGATCCGGCCTCTCCCGATCCCGACTGCGCTCTGCACCTGGGACATGCGCTCGCCAAGACGCACGAGGACCTCGGTGACCATCCCGCCTCGCTCGACTGGCTGCTTCGGGCCAAGGCCGCCAAGCGCAAGGTGATCGGGTACGCGCCCGACCAAGACGCCGCCCTGTTCGCCGCGGCGGCGGCGAGCTTCCCGGCCGGGACCGTGCCGGACGGCGACCCGTCGGCCGAGCCGATCTTCGTGGTGGGCCTGCCCCGCAGCGGGACCACCCTGATCGACCGCATCCTTTCCAGCCACCCGGACGTCACCTCGGCCGGCGAACTCAGCAACTTCGCCCTGCTGCTGAAGCGGGCGGCGGGCACGCCGTCGAACCTGGTGATGGATGTAGAGACCTTCGCCGCCGCCGAAGCTGTCGACCTGACCCGCCTGGGCGCAGACTATGTGGCCAGCACCCGGCCGCTGACCGGGGTCACGCCGCGCTTCACCGACAAGATGCCGCTCAACATCCTCTATGCGGGCCTGATCCACCGGGCCCTGCCCAATGCGCGGATCGTCTGCCTGCGCCGCGATCCGATGGATGTCTGCCTGTCGAACTTCCGGCAGCTCTTCGCCACCACCTTCTCCTATTACAACTACGCCTTCGATCTGGAGGACGTGGCTCGTTACTATGTCGGCTTCGACCGCCTTGTCGCCCGCTGGCGCGCGGTCCTGCCCGCCGACCGGTTCATGGAGGTCGGCTACGAGGACATGGTCACCGACCAGGAGGCGCAGACCCGGCGCTTGTTGGCCTTCTGCGGCCTGACCTGGGACGCGCGCTGCCTGTCCTTCCACGAGAACACCGCTCCGGTGGCGACCGCCAGCTCGGTCCAGGTGCGCCAGCCGCTCTATTCGTCTTCCGTCGGCCGCTGGCGGCGCTATGGCGAAGGCTTGGCGCCGATGCGCCGCGTGCTGGCGGACGCCGGTCTGGTTGGAGACGCCTGA
- a CDS encoding MBL fold metallo-hydrolase, whose amino-acid sequence MSLPIAERWFERRDVGADLTLIREPHVHPLLRCNIWRLRGRDADLLVDTGMGITSLREAGADLFETTLLAVATHAHGDHVGGLHEFECRLCHGAEADALAQGRDSYSLDLADFSAESQARLAKAGYDIAGGLLTAVPRAGYRPAAHVLKGCEPTRILAEGDVVDLGDRAFEVLHLPGHSPGSIGLWEAATGTLFSGDAIYDGPLLDEIAGADIPAYRNTMERLLRLPVEVVHGGHDDSFGAERLKVIAEAYLRRTEQSEM is encoded by the coding sequence ATGAGCCTGCCCATCGCCGAGCGCTGGTTCGAGCGCCGTGACGTCGGCGCCGACCTGACCCTGATCCGGGAGCCCCACGTCCACCCACTGCTCCGCTGCAATATCTGGCGGCTGCGGGGCCGGGACGCCGACCTGCTGGTGGACACCGGCATGGGCATCACCAGCCTGCGGGAGGCGGGCGCCGACCTCTTTGAGACAACTCTGCTGGCCGTCGCCACTCACGCCCACGGCGACCACGTCGGCGGTTTGCACGAGTTCGAGTGCCGCCTCTGCCACGGCGCAGAGGCCGACGCCCTGGCACAGGGCCGCGACTCCTACTCTCTCGATCTCGCCGACTTCAGCGCCGAATCCCAGGCCCGCCTTGCCAAGGCCGGCTACGACATCGCGGGCGGCCTGCTCACCGCCGTGCCACGCGCCGGCTACCGCCCCGCCGCCCACGTGCTGAAAGGCTGCGAGCCGACCCGGATCCTGGCAGAGGGCGACGTGGTGGACCTGGGCGACCGCGCCTTCGAGGTGCTGCACCTGCCGGGCCATTCTCCCGGCAGTATCGGTCTGTGGGAGGCCGCTACGGGCACGCTGTTCTCCGGCGACGCCATCTATGACGGGCCGTTGCTGGACGAGATCGCGGGGGCCGACATCCCGGCCTATCGCAACACCATGGAGCGCCTGCTGCGCCTGCCCGTAGAGGTCGTCCACGGCGGTCACGACGACAGCTTCGGGGCCGAACGCCTCAAGGTGATCGCGGAGGCCTATCTGAGGCGCACCGAGCAGTCTGAAATGTAA